A genomic window from Cricetulus griseus strain 17A/GY chromosome 4, alternate assembly CriGri-PICRH-1.0, whole genome shotgun sequence includes:
- the LOC100774242 gene encoding keratin-associated protein 13-1 isoform X1: protein MAYSCCSANFSSRSQRSCLPSSGSSCGSSYPSNLVYTTTTCAPSTCQLGPSLNSGCQETCIKPTSCQRSCVVSSPCQTACYYPRSFTPCSPCQGTSAGCLGFGSSSCHSLGYGSRSSYSVGCGSSGFRSLNCGVSGFPSLGYGYSYCHPSYLVSGSCQPCYRPICGSGLYGISC, encoded by the coding sequence ATGGCCTACAGCTGCTGCTCTGCCAACTTCTCCTCCCGCTCCCAAAGGAGCTGCCTGCCCTCCTCGGGTTCCTCCTGTGGCTCTTCCTACCCCAGCAACCTGGtctacaccaccaccacctgtgctCCCAGCACCTGCCAGCTGGGCCCCTCTCTCAACAGTGGCTGTCAGGAGACCTGCATTAAGCCCACCAGCTGCCAGAGGTCCTGTGTGGTGTCCAGCCCCTGTCAGACAGCCTGCTACTACCCCAGGAGCTTCACACCTTGCAGTCCCTGTCAGGGGACATCTGCTGGGTGTCTGGGCTTTGGATCCAGCAGCTGCCATTCTCTGGGCTATGGATCTAGAAGCTCCTACTCAGTTGGGTGTGGATCCAGTGGCTTCAGATCTCTGAATTGTGGAGTCTCTGGCTTCCCCTCGCTGGGTTATGGGTACAGCTATTGCCACCCAAGCTACTTGGTGTCTGGCTCCTGCCAACCTTGTTACAGACCAATCTGTGGATCAGGTCTTTATGGAATCAGCTGTTAA